One genomic segment of Erythrobacter sp. THAF29 includes these proteins:
- a CDS encoding SulP family inorganic anion transporter — MFQDRSLAASIRRDFAKDWLAQPRKDILAGIVVALALIPEAIGFALIAGVDPSVGLYASVVIAMVIAFTGGRPGMISAATAAVAVVVIPLVRDYGVEYLFAATILMGIFQGIAAVLRLDLLMQFVSRSVITGFVNALAILIFMAQIPQLTGVGVETYVMVAVGLAIIYLFPRVTKAVPSPLVAIVLLTAATMYWGIPVNNVAGEGELPDGLPFFAIPDVPLTWETFTIIAPYSLTMAAVGLLESLLTAQIVDDMTHTESDKRRECAGQGVANITAAFFGGMGGCAMIGQSVINVASGGRGRLSTFTAGAFLLFLLTVLGPYVGQVPMPALVAVMIMVSIGTFSWNSIPNLKRHPWTSSVVMLATVVTVVWTHDLALGVLVGVLLSGIFFAQKVKNMFTVERIRRPHSAVYVVTGEIFFASVDKFVEQLGPESQYEDAAHNVVIDVSRAHFWDISAIAALEKVIDRMRRNGRHVRVVGLNAASADLFDRFALEDRTGIELGLAPH; from the coding sequence ATGTTTCAGGACCGCTCGCTCGCGGCCTCAATCCGTCGTGATTTTGCCAAGGACTGGCTTGCACAGCCTCGCAAAGACATCCTTGCCGGGATCGTCGTTGCGCTCGCGCTGATCCCCGAAGCTATCGGGTTTGCACTGATCGCGGGTGTCGATCCGAGCGTGGGGCTCTACGCTTCGGTCGTGATCGCGATGGTGATTGCGTTCACCGGCGGGCGCCCGGGCATGATCTCGGCCGCGACCGCTGCGGTGGCCGTCGTTGTGATCCCGCTGGTGCGCGATTACGGGGTCGAATACCTGTTTGCAGCGACGATTCTGATGGGCATATTTCAGGGCATCGCGGCCGTGCTCAGGCTCGACCTGCTGATGCAATTCGTCAGCCGATCGGTCATCACCGGCTTCGTCAACGCGCTCGCGATCCTCATCTTCATGGCGCAGATCCCGCAGCTGACCGGCGTCGGAGTCGAAACCTATGTCATGGTCGCGGTCGGCCTTGCGATCATCTACCTGTTCCCGCGCGTGACCAAGGCGGTGCCGAGCCCGCTTGTCGCTATCGTTCTGCTGACCGCTGCGACCATGTACTGGGGCATCCCGGTCAACAACGTCGCAGGCGAGGGCGAGCTACCAGACGGCCTTCCGTTCTTTGCGATCCCCGACGTGCCGCTGACCTGGGAGACGTTCACGATCATAGCGCCCTATTCGCTGACGATGGCCGCCGTCGGCCTGCTCGAGAGCCTGCTCACGGCGCAAATCGTCGACGACATGACCCACACCGAAAGCGACAAACGCCGCGAATGCGCGGGGCAAGGCGTCGCCAATATCACCGCTGCGTTTTTCGGCGGGATGGGCGGCTGCGCCATGATCGGGCAGTCGGTCATCAACGTCGCTTCGGGCGGCCGAGGGCGGCTGTCGACCTTCACTGCGGGCGCGTTCCTGCTGTTTCTGCTTACCGTGCTAGGGCCGTATGTGGGCCAGGTGCCGATGCCCGCGCTCGTTGCCGTGATGATCATGGTCAGCATCGGGACGTTCAGCTGGAACTCGATCCCGAATCTCAAGCGCCATCCGTGGACTAGTTCGGTCGTGATGCTAGCCACGGTCGTCACCGTTGTGTGGACTCACGACCTTGCGCTTGGCGTACTTGTCGGCGTTCTCCTGTCGGGCATCTTCTTCGCGCAAAAGGTCAAGAACATGTTCACCGTCGAGCGCATTCGCCGGCCGCACAGCGCGGTCTATGTCGTGACCGGAGAAATCTTCTTTGCCAGCGTCGACAAGTTCGTTGAGCAGCTTGGGCCGGAAAGTCAGTACGAGGACGCCGCGCACAACGTCGTAATCGATGTCAGCCGCGCGCATTTCTGGGATATCTCCGCGATCGCGGCGCTGGAAAAAGTGATCGACCGGATGCGCCGCAATGGCCGCCATGTCCGCGTAGTGGGCCTGAATGCGGCGAGTGCCGACCTGTTCGACCGGTTCGCCCTGGAAGACAGGACCGGGATCGAACTCGGCCTCGCCCCGCACTAG